In Streptomyces longhuiensis, the following proteins share a genomic window:
- a CDS encoding DUF4910 domain-containing protein gives MTSPGAQMHELVERLYPLCRSITGDGVRATLDIVNEYVPLQMHEVPTGTQVLDWTVPQEWNIRDAYVADPAGNRVVDFAASSLHVLGYSVPVSRTMPLAELRAHLHTLPDHPNWVPYRTSYYKPEWGFCLAQETLDALPDGEYEVRIESTLADGHLTYAEHVVPGQVPDEVIVSCHTCHPSLANDNLAGIAVATFLARALAQETPYYTYRFIYAPGTIGAITWLARNAERIERVKHGLVLACAGDAGRLTYKQSRRGDAEIDRVMRHVLAASERPHHVTEFTPYGYDERQYCSPGFDLGVGSLSRTPYAGYPEYHTSADNPDFVSPEAMADTLAVCREAFAVLDRNRQYVNLSPFGEPQLGRRGLYDSLGGRSDAQQAQMAMLWVLSLSDGEQSLLDIAERSCLPFDTVADAADALRGAGLIKA, from the coding sequence ATGACCTCGCCCGGCGCGCAGATGCACGAGCTGGTGGAGCGGTTGTACCCGCTGTGCCGGAGCATCACCGGCGACGGTGTGCGCGCCACCCTGGACATCGTCAACGAGTACGTCCCGCTGCAGATGCACGAGGTACCGACGGGGACCCAGGTCCTCGACTGGACGGTGCCGCAGGAGTGGAACATCCGGGACGCGTACGTCGCCGACCCCGCCGGCAACCGCGTCGTCGACTTCGCGGCGTCCAGCCTGCACGTGCTCGGCTACAGCGTGCCGGTGTCGAGGACGATGCCGCTGGCCGAGCTGCGCGCGCACCTGCACACCCTTCCGGACCACCCGAACTGGGTCCCGTACCGCACGAGTTACTACAAGCCGGAGTGGGGGTTCTGCCTGGCCCAGGAGACCTTGGACGCGCTGCCGGACGGCGAGTACGAGGTGCGCATCGAGTCCACGCTCGCGGACGGCCACCTCACCTACGCCGAGCACGTGGTCCCCGGCCAGGTCCCCGACGAGGTGATCGTCTCCTGCCACACCTGCCACCCGTCGCTGGCCAACGACAACCTGGCCGGCATCGCAGTGGCGACGTTCCTGGCCCGCGCCCTCGCGCAGGAGACGCCGTACTACACCTACCGGTTCATCTACGCGCCCGGCACCATCGGGGCGATCACCTGGCTGGCCCGTAACGCGGAGCGGATCGAGCGGGTCAAGCACGGCCTCGTGCTGGCCTGCGCCGGTGACGCGGGCCGGCTGACGTACAAGCAGAGCAGGCGCGGCGACGCGGAGATCGACCGGGTGATGCGGCATGTGCTGGCCGCCTCCGAACGCCCGCACCACGTCACCGAGTTCACGCCGTACGGATACGACGAGCGGCAGTACTGCTCGCCCGGGTTCGACCTCGGCGTTGGCTCGCTCAGCCGGACCCCGTACGCCGGGTATCCCGAGTACCACACGTCGGCGGACAACCCGGACTTCGTCTCCCCGGAGGCGATGGCGGACACCCTCGCCGTCTGCCGCGAGGCGTTCGCCGTCCTCGACCGCAACCGGCAGTACGTCAACCTCAGCCCGTTCGGCGAACCCCAGTTGGGGCGCCGGGGGTTGTACGACTCGCTCGGTGGACGCAGCGACGCCCAGCAGGCCCAGATGGCCATGCTCTGGGTGCTCAGCCTCTCCGACGGCGAGCAGAGTCTGCTGGACATCGCCGAACGGTCCTGCCTGCCGTTCGACACCGTGGCCGACGCAGCCGACGCCCTGCGCGGCGCCGGGCTGATCAAGGCCTGA
- a CDS encoding NAD-dependent epimerase/dehydratase family protein → MRVLLTGHHGYLGTVMAPVLTAAGHEVVGLDAGLFTDCVLGPQPADPEGHRVDLRDVTAEHVAGVDAVIHLAALSNDPLGSLAPELTYDINHHASVRLARLAREAGVRRFLYASTCSVYGAAGGDDLVGEDAPLRPVTPYAESKVRVEDDLHALADDDFSPVYMRNATAFGFSPRLRADIVLNNLVGHALLSGEVLVMSDGTPWRPLVHAADIAKAFTAALTAPREAVHDRAFNIGSEVNNVTVAEIADQVAEAVTGSKVVITGETGADPRSYRVDFSRFRAAIPGFDCEWTVKQGALELADAYRKFDLTREDFERRFTRLAVLRAASEAGAVDDTLRWSR, encoded by the coding sequence TTGCGCGTACTGCTCACCGGACACCACGGCTACCTCGGCACCGTCATGGCCCCGGTCCTCACGGCCGCCGGACACGAGGTCGTCGGCCTCGACGCCGGCCTGTTCACCGACTGCGTGCTCGGCCCGCAGCCCGCGGACCCCGAGGGACATCGGGTGGACCTGCGCGATGTCACGGCTGAACACGTGGCCGGGGTGGATGCCGTGATCCACCTGGCCGCGCTGTCCAACGACCCGCTGGGGTCCCTGGCGCCCGAGCTCACCTACGACATCAACCACCACGCCTCCGTCCGCCTTGCCCGGCTGGCTCGCGAGGCCGGAGTGCGGCGCTTCCTGTACGCGTCCACCTGCTCCGTCTACGGCGCCGCGGGCGGTGACGACCTGGTCGGCGAGGACGCCCCGCTGCGCCCGGTGACCCCGTACGCGGAGTCGAAGGTGCGGGTGGAGGACGACCTGCACGCGCTCGCCGACGACGACTTCAGCCCGGTGTACATGCGCAACGCCACCGCCTTCGGCTTCTCGCCCCGGCTGCGCGCCGACATCGTCCTGAACAACCTGGTGGGCCACGCACTCCTGTCCGGCGAGGTCCTGGTGATGTCCGACGGCACCCCCTGGCGCCCGCTCGTGCACGCCGCCGACATCGCGAAGGCCTTCACGGCCGCGCTGACCGCGCCGCGCGAAGCGGTGCACGACCGGGCGTTCAACATCGGCAGCGAGGTCAACAACGTCACGGTCGCCGAGATCGCCGATCAGGTCGCCGAGGCGGTGACCGGCTCGAAGGTGGTGATCACGGGGGAGACCGGGGCCGATCCGCGCTCCTACCGGGTCGACTTCTCCCGCTTCCGCGCCGCGATCCCCGGCTTCGACTGCGAGTGGACGGTGAAGCAGGGCGCGCTCGAACTCGCCGACGCCTACCGCAAGTTCGACCTGACCCGGGAGGACTTCGAGCGACGCTTCACCCGCCTCGCCGTGCTGCGCGCGGCGTCCGAGGCCGGTGCCGTCGACGACACCCTGCGGTGGAGCCGATGA
- a CDS encoding PIG-L deacetylase family protein gives MIRLGAGRRLDRIVAVGAHCDDIAIGAGGTLLAMCRAQPGIRVDALVLSGGGSEREDEERAALAAFCPGAELRLTVLKLPDGRMPAYWEEAKSAVEELRAQTDPDLVLAPRTDDAHQDHRGLAQLMTTAFRDHLVLGYEIVKWDGDLGRPAAYQPLSQETAEQKVTLLQEHYPSQRHRPWYDREAFLGLARIRGIECHARYAEAFAVTKLTLDLGD, from the coding sequence ATGATCCGGCTCGGGGCCGGGCGCCGCCTGGACCGGATCGTCGCGGTCGGCGCGCACTGCGACGACATCGCCATCGGCGCGGGCGGTACTTTGCTGGCGATGTGCCGGGCGCAGCCCGGAATCCGTGTCGACGCGCTGGTGCTCTCCGGCGGCGGCAGCGAGCGGGAGGACGAGGAGCGGGCCGCGCTCGCCGCCTTCTGCCCGGGAGCCGAACTGCGCCTGACCGTACTCAAGTTGCCGGACGGGCGGATGCCCGCGTACTGGGAGGAGGCCAAGTCCGCCGTCGAGGAGCTGCGCGCGCAGACCGATCCTGACCTGGTCCTCGCACCGCGTACCGACGACGCGCACCAGGACCACCGCGGCCTGGCGCAGTTGATGACCACCGCGTTCCGCGACCACCTCGTGCTCGGCTACGAGATCGTCAAGTGGGACGGCGATCTCGGCCGCCCGGCGGCGTACCAGCCGCTGTCGCAGGAGACCGCCGAACAGAAGGTGACGCTGCTGCAGGAGCACTATCCCTCGCAGCGCCACCGGCCCTGGTACGACCGGGAGGCCTTCCTCGGCCTCGCCCGGATCCGCGGCATCGAATGCCACGCGCGTTACGCCGAGGCGTTCGCCGTCACCAAACTCACGCTCGACCTGGGGGACTGA
- a CDS encoding glucose-1-phosphate cytidylyltransferase: MKVVLFCGGYGMRMRSGAADDVPKPMAMVGPRPLIWHVMRYYAHFGHTEFILCLGYGAHHIKNFFLNYEETTSNDFVLRGGRTELLSTDISDWTITFAQTGIESPIGERLRRVRHHLDGDEMFLANYADVLTDAPLPEMIEKFARRDAGASMMVVPPQSSFHCVDLGEDGLVGGITAVSDMPLWENGGYFVLRQEVFDHIPENGDLVADGCGQLAKQGRLVAHQHRGFWKPTDTVKERAALDAAYARGDRPWAVWERDGAGVGA; encoded by the coding sequence ATGAAGGTCGTCCTCTTCTGCGGCGGATACGGGATGCGGATGCGCAGCGGCGCAGCCGACGACGTTCCCAAGCCGATGGCGATGGTCGGCCCCAGGCCGCTGATCTGGCACGTCATGCGCTACTACGCGCACTTCGGGCACACGGAGTTCATCCTGTGCCTCGGGTACGGGGCGCATCACATCAAGAACTTCTTCCTCAACTACGAGGAGACGACGTCCAACGACTTCGTGCTGCGGGGCGGCAGGACTGAGCTGCTGTCCACCGACATATCCGACTGGACGATCACGTTCGCGCAGACCGGCATCGAGTCGCCGATCGGGGAGCGGCTGCGCCGGGTGCGCCACCACCTGGACGGCGACGAGATGTTCCTCGCCAACTACGCCGACGTGCTCACCGACGCTCCGCTGCCGGAGATGATCGAGAAGTTCGCCCGCCGCGACGCCGGTGCGTCGATGATGGTGGTGCCGCCGCAGTCGTCGTTCCACTGCGTGGACCTGGGCGAGGACGGCCTGGTGGGAGGCATCACCGCGGTGAGCGACATGCCGCTGTGGGAGAACGGCGGCTACTTCGTGCTGCGCCAGGAGGTCTTCGACCACATACCCGAGAACGGCGACCTGGTCGCCGACGGATGTGGCCAACTGGCCAAGCAGGGACGGCTGGTGGCGCATCAGCACCGCGGCTTCTGGAAGCCGACCGACACCGTGAAGGAGCGGGCCGCGCTCGACGCCGCCTACGCCCGCGGTGACCGCCCGTGGGCCGTGTGGGAGCGCGACGGCGCGGGGGTGGGCGCATGA
- a CDS encoding class I SAM-dependent methyltransferase translates to MTRCRLCGSATLASVVDLGATPPCESFLAADQLDRAEPAYPLHLRVCTDCWLAQIPPLITPEETFSEYAYFSSFSTSWVEHARTFVADAVQRLDLGPDAFVVEVASNDGYLLKHVADRGIRCLGIEPSVNVGAAARDAGVPTLTEFLSPDTGSAVRAEHGPADLVVANNVYAHIPDVVGFTEGLRALVADDGWVSIEVQHLLTLIEENQYDTIYHEHFQYYTVASAIRALASGGLTLVDVELLPTHGGSIRLWARPAEVAGEPTERVTDALDREKAAGLQELSGYTEFSARVAKVRRDLLKFLIGAAERGETVVGYGAPGKGNTLLNHCGIRPDLLAYTVDRNPYKHGRFTPGTRIPILPPEQISSDRPDYVLVLPWNLRDELVEQLSFIHEWGGRLVFPIPELSIVEVGVMKEVTA, encoded by the coding sequence ATGACACGATGCCGACTCTGCGGCTCGGCGACGCTGGCCAGCGTCGTCGACCTGGGGGCAACGCCGCCGTGCGAGAGCTTTCTCGCCGCGGACCAACTCGACCGGGCAGAGCCCGCGTACCCGCTGCACCTGCGGGTCTGCACCGACTGCTGGCTCGCACAGATACCGCCGCTGATCACGCCGGAGGAGACGTTCAGCGAGTACGCGTACTTCTCCTCCTTCTCGACCTCCTGGGTGGAGCACGCGCGCACGTTCGTCGCCGACGCCGTACAGCGCCTGGACCTCGGCCCCGACGCTTTCGTCGTCGAGGTCGCGAGCAACGACGGGTACCTGCTGAAGCACGTGGCGGACCGGGGGATCCGCTGCCTCGGCATCGAGCCATCGGTCAACGTCGGCGCCGCGGCGCGCGACGCGGGTGTGCCCACGCTCACGGAGTTCCTGTCCCCGGACACCGGTTCGGCCGTCCGCGCCGAGCACGGCCCGGCGGACCTGGTCGTCGCCAACAACGTGTACGCGCACATCCCCGACGTGGTCGGCTTCACCGAGGGCCTGCGCGCCCTGGTCGCCGACGACGGCTGGGTCTCCATCGAGGTGCAGCACCTGCTGACCCTGATCGAGGAGAACCAGTACGACACGATCTACCACGAGCACTTCCAGTACTACACGGTCGCGTCCGCGATCCGAGCCCTTGCCAGCGGTGGACTCACGCTCGTGGACGTCGAGTTGCTGCCCACGCACGGCGGCTCCATCCGGCTGTGGGCCCGTCCGGCCGAGGTCGCCGGCGAGCCGACCGAGCGCGTGACCGACGCACTGGACCGGGAGAAGGCCGCCGGGCTGCAGGAGCTGTCCGGGTACACCGAGTTCTCCGCCCGGGTGGCCAAGGTGCGCCGAGACCTCCTGAAGTTCCTCATCGGGGCGGCCGAACGCGGTGAGACGGTCGTCGGGTACGGCGCACCGGGCAAGGGCAACACCCTGCTCAACCACTGCGGCATCCGGCCCGACCTGCTCGCGTACACGGTCGACCGCAACCCCTACAAGCACGGCAGGTTCACGCCGGGCACCCGCATCCCGATCCTGCCGCCCGAGCAGATCAGCAGCGACAGGCCCGACTACGTCCTCGTCCTCCCGTGGAATCTGCGGGACGAGCTGGTCGAGCAACTGTCCTTCATCCACGAGTGGGGCGGCCGCCTGGTCTTCCCCATCCCGGAACTGAGCATCGTCGAGGTCGGCGTCATGAAAGAGGTCACAGCATGA
- a CDS encoding glycosyltransferase, which translates to MNVLVVHNRYASAQPSGENKVVDQEVELLRAAGHRAEVFERRSDTIAGRSLPGKVAVPLLVPWNPAVRKELAARLRAERPDVVHVHNVFPLLSPAVLAACADAGVPAVATLHNYTQVCPPGTLQRDGRPCTECVGRGPLPAVRHGCYRDSRLATVPLAVSLSVNRRRWWSGVERFFCISASQRDTLVRAGMPAERLAVKHNFVPEPGVRRAGDGEHLLYLGRLAEAKGVRLLMAAWDEIAADGGVGVPLVIAGTGPLEPEVTAWAADRKDVRYVGLYDTAQCREAVARSVAVVAPSTWLEAFGLVVVEAMAAGVPTVAAGHGAFVELVEDGVTGLLHRPGEAASLADRIRRIAADTARNREMGQAARRRYEQGFSPAVGLERLVEGYRTAIAGRSALARGGDTRASRGDGDRT; encoded by the coding sequence ATGAACGTCTTGGTGGTGCACAACCGCTACGCCTCGGCGCAGCCGAGTGGGGAGAACAAGGTCGTCGACCAGGAGGTGGAGCTGCTGCGCGCGGCAGGACACCGGGCCGAGGTGTTCGAACGGCGCAGCGACACCATCGCCGGCCGGTCCCTGCCCGGCAAGGTCGCGGTGCCGCTGCTGGTTCCGTGGAACCCGGCGGTGCGTAAGGAACTCGCCGCCCGTCTTCGCGCGGAGCGGCCGGACGTGGTCCACGTCCACAACGTCTTTCCGCTGCTGTCGCCCGCGGTCCTTGCCGCCTGCGCCGACGCGGGCGTCCCCGCCGTGGCCACGCTGCACAACTACACGCAGGTCTGCCCGCCCGGCACGCTGCAGCGGGACGGCCGGCCCTGCACCGAGTGCGTCGGGAGGGGACCGCTGCCCGCGGTCCGGCACGGCTGCTACCGCGACTCCCGCCTTGCGACGGTGCCGCTCGCGGTGAGCCTGTCGGTGAACCGGAGGCGCTGGTGGTCCGGGGTGGAGCGGTTCTTCTGCATCTCCGCGTCGCAGCGCGACACCCTGGTGCGGGCCGGCATGCCGGCCGAACGGCTGGCGGTGAAGCACAACTTCGTGCCGGAGCCGGGCGTCCGCCGCGCGGGCGACGGCGAGCATCTGCTCTATCTCGGCCGGCTCGCGGAGGCCAAGGGCGTACGGCTGCTCATGGCCGCGTGGGACGAGATCGCCGCGGACGGCGGGGTGGGCGTACCGCTGGTGATCGCCGGCACGGGACCGCTGGAGCCAGAGGTCACCGCCTGGGCGGCGGACCGGAAGGACGTCCGGTACGTCGGCCTGTACGACACGGCCCAGTGCCGGGAGGCCGTCGCGCGGTCGGTGGCCGTGGTGGCTCCCTCGACGTGGCTGGAGGCGTTCGGCCTGGTGGTCGTGGAGGCGATGGCGGCGGGGGTCCCGACCGTCGCCGCCGGACACGGCGCCTTCGTCGAACTCGTCGAGGACGGGGTGACCGGGCTGCTGCACCGGCCGGGCGAGGCGGCCTCGCTCGCGGACCGCATACGCCGGATCGCGGCCGACACGGCCCGCAACCGGGAGATGGGCCAGGCGGCCCGGCGCCGTTACGAGCAGGGCTTCAGCCCGGCCGTCGGCCTGGAGCGCCTGGTGGAGGGGTACCGCACCGCGATCGCGGGGCGGTCAGCACTGGCTCGCGGCGGGGACACCCGTGCGAGCAGGGGGGATGGGGACAGAACATGA
- a CDS encoding O-antigen ligase domain-containing protein, whose translation MAEARAAGTPRIVGVIWALLILNTLGSAGAETIVPLPRSLIQMATMGALVAAFALALAVNLGLRIRSSAFVLLLTLLLVPSVISSVDMESGFGALFRCARLALFIGTLWLLTRWWDGGMTFVRHHIRMYFAVLGLVAAGLVISPGAALPDLYGGRLVGALWPLTPPQIGQYAAVIIGLTVLLVLGRRTDRTAAAVIIVPSFVLLLLTHTRTATLGLFIGLALAIGSLLLTSAAARRFFTWTVVCATVAAVGFSSALQAWFLRGQSQENFANLTGRAKVWDALLAAPRTTTEQLFGMGLGDKSFDGLPIDNSWLAVYQEQGLVGAAVVAAIILVLGGVALLRPPSLQRACAIFLISYCAIASYTEAGLGDASPYLLHLAVAASLLATPAQTAVLPTLPAPRRHIPRWARRSEMT comes from the coding sequence GTGGCCGAAGCACGCGCTGCGGGAACACCGAGGATCGTCGGGGTCATCTGGGCCCTGCTGATCCTCAACACGCTCGGCTCGGCCGGGGCGGAGACCATCGTCCCGCTGCCCCGCTCCCTCATCCAGATGGCCACCATGGGCGCGCTGGTCGCCGCGTTCGCACTGGCACTCGCGGTCAATCTCGGGCTGCGCATCCGATCCAGCGCCTTCGTGCTGCTGCTGACCCTGCTCCTGGTGCCGAGCGTGATCTCCAGCGTGGATATGGAGTCCGGGTTCGGCGCGCTGTTCCGCTGTGCCCGCCTCGCGCTCTTCATCGGCACCCTGTGGCTGCTCACCCGCTGGTGGGACGGCGGCATGACGTTCGTCCGGCACCACATCCGGATGTACTTCGCGGTGCTCGGGTTGGTGGCCGCCGGCCTGGTCATCTCACCGGGCGCGGCCCTGCCGGACCTCTACGGCGGCCGCCTCGTCGGCGCGCTCTGGCCGCTCACGCCGCCGCAGATCGGACAGTACGCCGCGGTGATCATCGGGCTCACCGTGCTGCTCGTCCTGGGCCGCCGGACCGACAGGACCGCCGCAGCGGTGATCATCGTGCCGTCGTTCGTCCTGCTGCTGTTGACCCACACCCGGACGGCCACGCTCGGCCTGTTCATCGGGCTTGCGTTGGCGATCGGCTCGCTCCTCCTGACCAGCGCCGCCGCCCGCCGGTTCTTCACCTGGACCGTGGTGTGCGCCACGGTGGCCGCGGTCGGGTTCAGCTCCGCGCTCCAGGCGTGGTTCCTGCGCGGGCAGAGCCAGGAGAACTTCGCCAATCTCACCGGCCGGGCCAAGGTCTGGGACGCCCTCCTCGCGGCGCCCCGGACGACCACGGAGCAGCTGTTCGGCATGGGCCTGGGCGACAAGTCGTTCGACGGGCTGCCCATTGACAACAGCTGGCTGGCCGTCTACCAGGAGCAGGGGCTGGTCGGCGCCGCCGTCGTGGCGGCGATCATCCTGGTCCTCGGCGGTGTCGCGTTGCTGCGGCCGCCGTCGCTGCAGCGGGCCTGCGCGATCTTCCTGATCAGCTACTGCGCGATCGCCTCGTACACCGAGGCGGGCCTGGGCGACGCCTCCCCGTATCTGCTCCATCTGGCCGTGGCCGCCTCGCTGTTGGCGACACCTGCCCAGACCGCGGTCCTGCCGACGCTTCCAGCCCCTCGACGGCACATCCCGCGATGGGCCCGGAGATCGGAGATGACCTGA
- a CDS encoding right-handed parallel beta-helix repeat-containing protein, translated as MGIKRRHWALGVAPLALALLATTGCESSGGTEAKPAAVPTTAAPSTPVARVCAKPAAGPAKAPAGAVTVDPAVVGDLAAKTKSSPPHTTFWLRPGKHRLEADRYAQVIPKEGDRYLGAPGAVLDGGKKNQYAFGGRARDVAIRYLTVQRFVAPPDEGVVNHDSADGWVIEHATIQLNSGAGLMAGAHQKVRSSCLRENGQYGMNAYKANGRISGLVVEGNEIVGNNTGDWERRREGCGCTGGIKFWAVNGADIRGNWVHDNRGTGLWADTNNNDFRIDNNVLEDNDGAALIYETSYNAVIRKNTIRRNNWVEGRREAKKGDSFPYATVYLSESGGEPRIPARTDKIEVDGNVLENNWSGITLWENADRFCNSPANTSSGDCTLLVKKTNRCAKPAIVTAPLYADCRWKTQRVDIHDNRFVLDKAVVKCTAKCDRMALLANYGTYPDWSPYKGERVAEAITAKQHNRWYDNVYVGAWSFVAKDQSQVLDFGEWQGAPYRQDTGSTLRPRDGG; from the coding sequence GTGGGGATCAAGAGGCGGCACTGGGCGCTGGGGGTGGCACCCCTGGCGCTGGCCCTGCTGGCGACGACCGGCTGTGAGAGCTCGGGAGGCACGGAGGCGAAGCCGGCCGCCGTGCCGACCACGGCTGCGCCGTCCACGCCCGTGGCCCGGGTGTGCGCCAAGCCCGCGGCCGGGCCGGCGAAGGCGCCGGCGGGCGCGGTGACCGTCGACCCCGCGGTGGTCGGTGACCTGGCGGCGAAGACCAAGAGCAGCCCGCCGCACACCACGTTCTGGCTTCGGCCCGGCAAACACAGACTTGAAGCGGACCGCTATGCCCAGGTCATCCCCAAGGAAGGGGACCGCTACCTCGGGGCGCCGGGCGCGGTGCTCGACGGCGGGAAGAAGAACCAGTACGCGTTCGGCGGCAGGGCCCGCGATGTGGCCATCCGGTATCTGACGGTGCAGCGTTTCGTGGCGCCGCCGGACGAGGGTGTGGTCAACCACGACTCGGCCGACGGATGGGTGATCGAGCACGCGACGATCCAGCTCAACTCCGGCGCCGGGCTGATGGCGGGCGCCCATCAGAAGGTCCGCTCCAGTTGCCTGCGCGAGAACGGCCAGTACGGCATGAACGCGTACAAGGCCAACGGCCGCATCAGCGGTCTGGTGGTCGAGGGCAATGAGATCGTGGGCAACAACACCGGCGACTGGGAGCGGCGGCGCGAGGGCTGCGGCTGCACCGGCGGCATCAAGTTCTGGGCCGTCAACGGCGCCGACATCCGCGGCAACTGGGTGCACGACAACCGCGGGACCGGGCTGTGGGCGGACACCAACAACAACGACTTCCGCATCGACAACAACGTGCTCGAGGACAACGACGGTGCCGCGCTGATCTACGAGACCAGTTACAACGCGGTCATCCGCAAGAACACGATTCGGCGGAACAACTGGGTCGAGGGCCGCAGGGAGGCCAAGAAGGGTGACAGCTTCCCGTACGCGACCGTCTACCTCTCCGAGTCCGGTGGCGAGCCACGGATCCCGGCCCGCACCGACAAGATCGAGGTCGACGGGAACGTCCTGGAGAACAACTGGTCCGGGATCACCCTGTGGGAGAACGCCGACCGGTTCTGCAACAGCCCGGCCAACACCTCGTCCGGTGACTGCACGTTGCTCGTGAAGAAGACGAACCGCTGCGCGAAACCGGCGATCGTCACCGCACCGCTCTATGCCGACTGCCGGTGGAAGACCCAGCGGGTGGACATCCACGACAACCGCTTCGTGCTGGACAAGGCCGTCGTCAAGTGCACGGCGAAGTGCGACCGCATGGCGCTCCTCGCCAATTACGGCACCTATCCGGACTGGTCGCCGTACAAGGGTGAGCGGGTGGCCGAGGCGATCACCGCCAAGCAGCACAACCGCTGGTACGACAACGTCTACGTCGGAGCATGGAGTTTCGTCGCCAAGGATCAGAGTCAGGTGCTCGACTTCGGGGAGTGGCAGGGTGCGCCCTACCGGCAGGACACGGGCAGCACGCTCCGTCCACGGGACGGTGGTTGA